One genomic window of Pseudoxanthomonas sp. includes the following:
- a CDS encoding ABC transporter permease yields the protein MKDLIAYLARIGALCRKEILTLVKEPRTRAILFVPALMQALLFGYGATYDLKHAPYAALDLSHGSAASEILARLDGTGVFERKANLTSSSQIAEAIDSGQALMVLTFPSDFEQRLAAGQQAPIQLILDGRNSSTAGSASGYVGSIVNSYSQSLPGGGSGITVVRRAWYNPNLESRWQLMPALIAALSMLQTLLIAALSVAREREQGTFDQLLVTPLTPMQILIGKAVPSITVGLIQSTIILLIIRFWFQIPMNGSYGLLYLGLVTFTIAAVGLGLSISALAVNMQQAMLYTFLLIMPLMLLSGLLTPVRNMPAFLQTATYINPLRFGIDLVRRVYLEGAGLHEIGFDFLPMLAMAAVTLPLAAWLFRNRLS from the coding sequence ATGAAAGACCTCATCGCCTACCTGGCCCGCATCGGCGCGCTGTGCCGCAAGGAAATCCTCACCCTGGTCAAGGAGCCGCGGACCCGGGCGATCCTGTTCGTCCCGGCGTTGATGCAGGCCTTGCTGTTCGGTTACGGCGCCACCTACGACCTCAAACATGCACCTTACGCGGCGCTGGACCTGAGCCATGGCAGCGCCGCCTCGGAGATCCTGGCCCGGCTCGACGGCACCGGCGTGTTCGAGCGCAAGGCCAACCTGACCTCCTCTTCCCAGATCGCCGAAGCCATCGATTCGGGCCAGGCGCTGATGGTGCTGACGTTTCCCTCCGATTTCGAACAACGCCTGGCGGCCGGCCAGCAGGCACCCATCCAGCTGATCCTGGACGGGCGGAACTCATCCACCGCCGGCTCGGCATCGGGCTATGTCGGGTCCATCGTCAACAGCTACAGCCAGTCCTTGCCGGGCGGTGGCAGCGGCATCACGGTCGTGCGCCGTGCCTGGTACAACCCGAACCTCGAGTCGCGCTGGCAGCTCATGCCCGCCCTGATCGCCGCGTTGAGCATGCTCCAGACCTTGCTGATTGCCGCGCTTTCGGTGGCGCGCGAACGCGAGCAGGGAACCTTCGACCAACTGCTGGTCACGCCGCTGACGCCCATGCAGATCCTGATCGGCAAGGCCGTGCCGTCGATTACGGTCGGACTGATCCAGTCGACGATCATCCTGCTGATCATCCGCTTCTGGTTCCAGATCCCCATGAATGGCAGCTATGGCCTGCTGTACCTGGGCCTGGTGACCTTCACCATTGCGGCGGTTGGACTGGGGCTGTCGATCTCGGCCCTGGCCGTGAACATGCAGCAGGCCATGCTGTACACGTTCCTGCTGATCATGCCGCTGATGCTGCTGTCCGGATTGCTCACCCCGGTCCGCAACATGCCGGCCTTCCTCCAGACCGCCACCTACATCAATCCGCTGCGGTTCGGCATCGACCTGGTCAGGCGCGTCTACCTGGAAGGCGCCGGGCTGCACGAAATCGGCTTCGACTTCCTCCCCATGCTGGCCATGGCCGCGGTGACCCTGCCGCTGGCTGCCTGGCTGTTCCGCAATCGCCTGTCCTGA
- a CDS encoding efflux transporter outer membrane subunit, translated as MSRSLLFSRPGRLLQVAPSLLALALAGCAVGPDFVRPTPDAPGDWTQWHGGDDSLRPTVEGIVTNGPWWKAYGDPVLEVLQRRAQANSPDLKTAALHLAQARVQRLSTKAQTLPEVDLSAGVTRQRQSENGASTRLVRAIGGDQTDSLTQVLSEPFTLYQAGVDVSWEPDLWGRIRRSIEASDADVQQQAALLDLTRLSISDTLASAYFDLRTTQQRIAIARDDIKALQARMSLLEARLHGGVIDHLDTSRQHTELAALEATLPALLAQENSDANQLALLVGERPGALADVLQPVQADAAPALPDLALGLPSELARRRPDIRAAEAALHSATANIGIARADLYPSVRLGAKFGYESYQSGVLTDWGSRTWSVGPSLDLPIFDHGRRVRVVQLRQLQQQEAAVEYQKTVLQAWKEIDDALASYASLRQRDALLREREASAKDAWTLVNAKYDAGVVDFLSVIDSQRSYLQARNDLAQNRGQLQAAFAHVNLAAGNLGGEDDDPH; from the coding sequence ATGTCCCGTTCGCTGTTGTTTTCCCGACCCGGCCGCCTGTTGCAGGTTGCCCCCTCGCTGCTCGCCCTGGCGCTGGCAGGCTGCGCCGTTGGCCCGGACTTCGTCCGGCCCACGCCCGATGCCCCCGGAGACTGGACCCAATGGCACGGCGGCGACGACAGCCTGCGTCCAACCGTCGAGGGCATCGTCACCAACGGCCCGTGGTGGAAGGCCTATGGCGACCCGGTGCTGGAGGTCCTGCAGCGCCGGGCACAGGCGAACAGCCCTGACCTGAAGACCGCTGCCCTGCACCTGGCCCAGGCGCGCGTACAGCGGCTCAGCACCAAAGCGCAGACGCTGCCCGAGGTCGATCTCAGCGCCGGTGTCACGCGCCAGCGCCAGAGCGAGAACGGTGCATCGACACGGCTGGTCCGAGCCATCGGCGGCGACCAGACCGATAGCCTGACCCAGGTGCTCAGTGAACCCTTCACGCTGTACCAGGCCGGCGTCGACGTGTCATGGGAGCCGGACCTGTGGGGCCGCATCCGCCGCTCGATCGAGGCCTCCGATGCCGATGTCCAGCAACAGGCCGCGCTGCTCGACCTGACCCGGCTGTCCATCTCTGACACCTTGGCCAGCGCCTACTTCGACCTGCGAACGACGCAACAGCGGATCGCCATCGCACGTGACGACATCAAGGCCCTGCAAGCACGCATGTCGCTGCTGGAAGCCCGCCTGCACGGCGGGGTGATCGACCATCTGGACACGTCGCGGCAACACACCGAGCTTGCCGCGCTGGAGGCAACCCTGCCCGCACTGCTGGCGCAGGAGAACAGCGATGCCAACCAGTTGGCGCTGCTCGTTGGCGAGCGGCCGGGCGCGCTGGCCGATGTCCTGCAGCCTGTCCAGGCGGATGCCGCACCGGCGTTGCCGGACCTCGCACTGGGCCTGCCTTCGGAACTCGCACGCCGGCGGCCGGATATCCGTGCAGCGGAAGCGGCCCTTCATTCGGCCACCGCCAACATCGGTATCGCCCGGGCCGATCTTTACCCCAGCGTCCGCCTTGGCGCCAAGTTCGGCTACGAGTCCTATCAATCCGGCGTGCTGACGGATTGGGGCAGCCGCACCTGGTCGGTGGGGCCGTCACTGGACCTGCCGATCTTCGACCACGGGCGGCGCGTGCGCGTGGTCCAGCTGCGCCAGCTGCAGCAGCAGGAAGCGGCCGTGGAGTACCAGAAGACCGTGTTGCAGGCGTGGAAAGAGATCGACGACGCATTGGCCAGCTACGCCTCCCTGCGCCAACGCGATGCCTTGTTGCGCGAGCGCGAAGCCAGCGCCAAGGACGCCTGGACACTGGTCAATGCCAAGTACGACGCCGGCGTGGTGGATTTCCTGTCGGTGATCGACAGCCAGCGCAGCTATCTGCAGGCGCGCAACGACCTTGCGCAGAATCGCGGACAGCTGCAGGCTGCCTTTGCCCACGTCAATCTGGCTGCTGGCAATCTGGGCGGCGAGGACGACGATCCGCACTGA